GCTGGCAGACGTGGCCCGTCGTGCCGACGTTTCACGCATGACCGTTTCCAAGGTGGTCAACAACAAAGCGGGGATTTCCGATGCCACCCGCGAGCGCGTCTACCGCGCTATCGACGAACTCGGCTACGTCGCCAACGGCGCCGCCCGCGCACTGTCGGCCGGGCGCACCAACACCCTGGGGGTGGTCGTGCCGTCCATCGGACCGCAGTACATCAGCGAGGTCATTCGGGGCGCCGATATGGCCGCCCGCGAGGCGGGGCTGGACCTGCTCATCTCCACAACCCAGGAAGACCTGCGGCACGAATCGCAGAATGTCGGTCGCCTGACCCACGGCCTCGTCGACGGCCTGCTGATGGTGCTGCCCCGCTCGGTCGACCAGTATTCTCAGGCGCTGCTGAGGGCGCACGTCCCGGTCGTGGTGGTGGCGACCGGCAACCAGAACTCGCCCTTTCCGCTCGTGGACGCCGACCATTACCAGGGCGCACGCGCGGCCATGCGCCACCTGCTGGACCTGGGCCATACCCGCATCGGCTTCATTGCGGGCCGTGCCGACACCGCCGCCAGTCTGGAGCGCTTCCGGGGCTATCAGGAAGGGCTGCTTACTGCTGGTCTGATTCCCGAGCCGCTGCTGGTCGAAGAAGGGCACTACACCCAGCCTGGAGGATTCGCCGCCGCGACGCGGTTGCTGGGGCTTGTGCCTGCGCCCACCGCCATCTTTGCCGCCAACGACCTGTCGGCGTTCGGCGCGGTCGAGGCCATCAAGGAACTGGGGCTGCGGGTTCCGCAGGACGTGTCGGTCGTCGGCTTCGACGACATTCCCCAGGCCAGTCAGGTGTTTCCGGCGCTGACCACCGTTCGCCAGCCCCTCACGGAAATGGGCCGGGCAGGCATCAAGCAGCTTCTCAACGTCCTACACGGCGCCGGGGCCGTCACTGACCGACTGGTCCTCGCCACCGAGCTGATAGACCGCGCCTCGACGGCGCCCCCACCTGTGGGCGAGGTCCCCAGCACCGCCAACTAGGGCGCTGCCCCAGGCAGCCAGGCCCGGGAGGCCAGATAAGAAGCCGGGGCTCCCGGGGCACGCCGTTTGTTCGCCAGCTCAGCACTCCACCGATCCAGAACGCCTGATACGTTCGGCACGTCCGCGTGCCACGAGGAGCCGCCATGAAGCACGCACGATGGACCGCCCTGACCCTTGTTCTGTCCAGCACGCTCGGCTTGGCCCAGTTGGCGTCGGCCCAGTCCAGCCTCGACCTGTGGCATCTCCAGACCACCGAGGCGGGCAAGGCGGTGATCCAGAAGGCCGTGGACCGTTTCCAGACGGCCAAC
This genomic stretch from Deinococcus sp. Leaf326 harbors:
- a CDS encoding LacI family DNA-binding transcriptional regulator — translated: MPTGPVTLADVARRADVSRMTVSKVVNNKAGISDATRERVYRAIDELGYVANGAARALSAGRTNTLGVVVPSIGPQYISEVIRGADMAAREAGLDLLISTTQEDLRHESQNVGRLTHGLVDGLLMVLPRSVDQYSQALLRAHVPVVVVATGNQNSPFPLVDADHYQGARAAMRHLLDLGHTRIGFIAGRADTAASLERFRGYQEGLLTAGLIPEPLLVEEGHYTQPGGFAAATRLLGLVPAPTAIFAANDLSAFGAVEAIKELGLRVPQDVSVVGFDDIPQASQVFPALTTVRQPLTEMGRAGIKQLLNVLHGAGAVTDRLVLATELIDRASTAPPPVGEVPSTAN